From one Candidatus Zixiibacteriota bacterium genomic stretch:
- the speD gene encoding adenosylmethionine decarboxylase, with translation MRILGRHLIVEYCDCDRKALDDLEYLEHHMNEAVRKSGATIVRSMFHRYNPQGVSGAVIIAESHISIHSWPEYGYAAVDFFTCGQSVDPTKAAEYMKEKLGCKRAEIKELRRGIPSDVDEVIDHKPVALPITAAR, from the coding sequence ATGCGCATACTCGGACGTCATCTCATTGTCGAGTACTGTGATTGTGACCGCAAGGCACTTGACGACCTCGAATATCTCGAGCACCACATGAATGAGGCCGTCCGAAAATCGGGCGCCACTATCGTGCGGTCGATGTTCCATCGCTACAATCCCCAGGGGGTTTCGGGCGCCGTGATCATCGCTGAGTCGCATATCTCGATCCACTCCTGGCCGGAATACGGCTATGCGGCAGTCGACTTCTTCACCTGCGGTCAGTCAGTGGATCCGACCAAAGCAGCCGAGTACATGAAAGAGAAACTCGGATGCAAGCGGGCCGAGATCAAGGAACTGCGCCGTGGAATTCCCTCGGACGTGGACGAAGTAATCGACCACAAACCGGTCGCTCTCCCTATCACTGCAGCCCGGTAG